The Myxocyprinus asiaticus isolate MX2 ecotype Aquarium Trade chromosome 31, UBuf_Myxa_2, whole genome shotgun sequence genome has a segment encoding these proteins:
- the LOC127422347 gene encoding fructose-bisphosphate aldolase C-A-like, whose translation MTHQFPPLTTEQKKELHEIALRIVSPGKGILAADESIGSMGKRLNQIGVENTEENRRLYRQVLFTADDRIDNCIGGVIFFHETLYQNSDDGIPFVKLIKDKGITIGIKVDKGVVPLPGTNGETTTQGLDGLSERCAQYKKDGADFAKWRCVMKISHTTPSNLCIEENAKVLARYASICQQHGIVPIVEPEILPDGDHDLKRCQFVTERVLAAAYKAMFDHHVYLEGTLLKPNMVTPGHGCPTKYSAEEVAMATVTALRRTVPPAVTGVTFLSGGQSEEEASINLNAINNCPLAKPWSLTFSFGRALQASALKTWRGQRENETAATEEFIKRAEINSLASQGKYTVGGDSSGATGLSHYLSSYAY comes from the exons ATGACCCATCAGTTTCCTCCCCTCACCACTGAGCAAAAGAAGGAGCTACATGAGATTGCTCTGCGCATAGTATCTCCAGGAAAAGGCATCCTAGCTGCAGATGAGTCCATAG GCAGCATGGGGAAGCGTTTGAATCAGATAGGGGTTGAGAACACAGAGGAGAACCGCCGTCTCTACCGCCAGGTGCTCTTCACTGCTGATGATCGCATTGATAACTGCATTGGTGGAGTGAtcttcttccatgaaacactcTATCAGAACTCTGATGACGGCATTCCATTCGTTAAGCTGATAAAGGACAAAGGCATCACTATAGGAATCAAG GTTGACAAAGGAGTAGTCCCCTTGCCAGGCACTAATGGAGAGACCACTACACAAG GTCTCGATGGGCTCTCAGAACGCTGTGCTCAGTACAAAAAGGATGGAGCTGACTTTGCAAAGTGGCGCTGTGTGATGAAAATCAGTCATACAACCCCATCCAACCTGTGTATTGAGGAAAATGCAAAGGTTCTCGCCCGCTATGCTAGCATTTGTCAGCAG CATGGGATTGTACCCATAGTGGAACCTGAGATCCTACCTGATGGAGACCATGATTTGAAGCGCTGCCAGTTTGTCACAGAAAgg GTGCTTGCAGCAGCTTACAAAGCCATGTTTGATCATCATGTGTATCTGGAAGGCACACTACTTAAGCCCAATATGGTGACCCCTGGACATGGCTGCCCAACCAAATACAGTGCAGAGGAAGTTGCTATGGCAACGGTTACTGCCCTGCGGCGCACTGTCCCACCTGCGGTCACAG GAGTGACATTTCTCTCAGGAGGCCAAAGCGAAGAGGAGGCTTCCATCAACCTGAATGCCATCAATAACTGCCCACTGGCGAAGCCCTGGTCTCTCACCTTCTCATTTGGCCGAGCTCTGCAGGCCTCAGCTCTGAAGACCTGGCGTggacagagagagaatgagaccGCTGCAACTGAGGAATTCATCAAACGAGCAGAG ATCAACAGTTTGGCATCTCAAGGGAAGTACACTGTTGGTGGTGACAGCAGTGGAGCCACTGGTCTATCTCATTATCTCTCCAGCTATGCATATTGA